CTTCGACGAATAGGCGGGATCGTCTTGGGTGATGTTGTACCGGCCATCCGCGTGGGCTTCGGAGCAATTCTTGTAGGGCGGGTCGGCCATGGCCACCGGGGCGACTGCCACACCGGCAGTCGCCGCACTCACGACGATGGCGATCAGAAGACGG
This is a stretch of genomic DNA from Mycolicibacter terrae. It encodes these proteins:
- a CDS encoding excalibur calcium-binding domain-containing protein, which codes for MRHRLLIAIVVSAATAGVAVAPVAMADPPYKNCSEAHADGRYNITQDDPAYSSKLDRDGDGLACEPKR